GCTTCTTGAGAAAAACCATTAAAAACCCCTTCAGAAGAACCCATACCTCTGACATCTTGAATTATTACCATATATCCTTGGGAAGCCCACCATTCAGGATGAGCATAGGTAATTGTTGAAGCTATCTCCCTGCCATAAGGTTGTCTCATTAATAATGCAGGCCATGGCCCATTACCATTAGGTAACCAAATTCTTGATATAAGTCTTATCCCATCTCTAAGTACTAGAGACTTATCAAACCATCTTGAACCAGACATTTAGGCTTTAGATAATGTCCGGACAATGCAGTCCAATGACGTAAATTGAAAAGATCTCTGCGTTAACAGGAGTTAACTTTTGTTTGTTTGATATATATTCTATAGCTTTATCTGAACTAGCTGAAATACCTTTTGAATTAAACTCTCTTAACTTATTACATAAATTTCTAGCTTCATTTGGATTCTTTTTTACACTTTCTAACAAGTTAGATTGACTAAAAACAGGATACAAAGAGTTGAAAAACAAAAATAACAAAAATAATAAAGGTTTCATTATTACTAACTTTTTTTAAATTCTACATTAAAAAATTTTTTTATCCAAGATTTCAAATAGATTTGTAGATTTGACCAGCTTTTTTAATCCATTCTTTTAAGAGAGTAAAAGTTGTGCCTGTCTCGGTTTTTATTCTAAGAGTTCTTTCTAATCTGCCAATTTTGCGTTCTAATTCGTAAGGAGTAGAAAGTGCTAATGATTTAACAGAAGATATACCGCAATGTAAAAGTAAATATGCTTTCGGTGGAGCAATTCCAATTTCTTTTTGAAAAATAGCTATAGCCCTAATTTTCTTTAGATTATTCAACGTACATAGCGAAGATTTTCTTAGAATCTCATTTATGTCAAGGTCAGAAAGATTACTTAGTTTTTCAAAGTCAGTTAGATTATTTTGAATAAAAAAAGATTTTTCATGTCTAAAGTTATTTGGTAAAAAATCTAAAAAGGTTTTGATTTCCATTATTTTACAAACTAATTCATCTTGACATTCTTCTGAACCTCTCCTATAACTAATG
The Prochlorococcus marinus XMU1411 genome window above contains:
- a CDS encoding DUF4332 domain-containing protein, translating into MEIKTFLDFLPNNFRHEKSFFIQNNLTDFEKLSNLSDLDINEILRKSSLCTLNNLKKIRAIAIFQKEIGIAPPKAYLLLHCGISSVKSLALSTPYELERKIGRLERTLRIKTETGTTFTLLKEWIKKAGQIYKSI